One Pogoniulus pusillus isolate bPogPus1 chromosome 13, bPogPus1.pri, whole genome shotgun sequence genomic window, GCAGCGGCTCAGGGATGCTCTCGGCACCCCACGCATCTCTCCGACACGGACAGATGCCAGACTTACAGCTCCCACTGAAGGCAACCCAGGGAACTCATTCCCAGAGATGCAAGCGATTGCCCTGTCACCGGGAGCTGTCTGCTTCTCTTGTAAAGAAAACTGGACTCAAACTCAGCCTAAAGGCAGGCgagccccctcctcaccccggCGCTTCCCTGTCGCTGTCCTACACAGCCCGCTTCAGCTACCCACCGCGCCCCACGGCCGGGGGTGCTCCGCCAGCCCCCATTCAgccccccacagctgccccaggctcAGGGCGCCGCCTCAGGGCCCCATGTGCCGCTTACCGTCCCCGCCGCAGGGCTGGTCTCCGCCGGGTCGCTCCCCGCTGCCACAACGCCATCAGGCCGACCCCATCCCCGCCAAGGCGCCCGCCCTGCCAACAGGGGCACCCGTGAATGACGGCAGCAACGCTTCCCACCCGACCCCCAGCCCGCCCGGCTCCCGCCCAAGGCCCGAGGCCTCCGAGCGCTGTACCGATGGGGCTCCggccccttcctcctccccgcagAGCGCCGGTTCCGCCCCGCAGGCTGCGCCGCGCCGGGCCTCGCCTCCCGCCCCTTCGCTCCACCGCGCTCAGGCCATCGCCTCGCCGAGGCGATACCGCCGCCGACACGCCAAGGGCTCCTCACCCCACGGCTCCCTGGGCTCGGCCGGCCTTGGTCCCCCAGAACCCTCCTTTGTTGCTCCCGGAGGCCGGCGGCAGCGCATGGGCGCAACGGAAGCACCCGAGCCCAGTTCCGGCCGCTCCGCCCGCGGCCCGCCCCCCGCGCAGCTCCCCGGCCGCAGGCGGCGCAGCGGGGCGCGACGCCGTCCGTTCCCTGCCCATCCTCGGTACAGGGCGCACGCACCCCAGTTAACCCCTACCGTGCCCTGCCGGGGCAGTTCCGTCCCAGCTGGGGAAGGTGCCTGCCATCTGccaccttctccaggctgtgatGCGTGAGGCGAGGCTGGCCGCCGTCGGCCCTCCCCTCAGCCCCGGGGTCTCCGCTGATGCAGCGGCCGCCGGGCGGAATGCGGCTAGCACCGGGTGAGGAATTACTCCGGCAGATGCGGCCAGTGTCGGTGCCGTCGGCAGGCCCGAGCCTCTCCCGCCCCAGACGCGCCACGCCGCTGCAGCCGCGACCCGGTGGCGCCCCAGGGGAGcggcagcagaagcagttccACAGCACCGGGAAACCGGGAGGAGCCctgatggcagggaggctgaacCTCCCTCTTAAACATCAGAAAAATACTGTTCTCCTAAAACCGATTTAGAATTCATCCAGGAGCGCGAAAGGCCTCCGAACGAATGCTTTAAACCCCcgcactgctgctggcagccgcTCACACTCCCCCCAGAATCCCCGTGGCACCCTTCGCGTTACGGACCCCGCACGGGCACGCTCAGGGCCTGGACGCGGGGCACTGCGGACAGACTGCCCGCGGCTGAGGAGCCAGGACCCGAAAAACACTGTATCTGTCCCGTGTCAGCCGCCAGCCAAGGCGCCGAGTTTGCCAAGTGCCCAGCCCGCTGCAAGCGGGCAGATCGCGGGCGGTTCCGCGGCAGCCACGTTACGTTGGCAACACAAACCTGCAGGACCTTCCCCCCGGAGAGGGTGATTGGGCGCTGCCGCGGGGGAGCGTCCCGGGGGGCGCGGACACAGGTGCCGCAGTACCGCGGGCGGCCTCTGGGGCAGTGCCCGGCCCCACCGTGGGGAGATCCGACGCCGGTCCCGGTCCTAGTCCCAGTCCGTCGGTGCCTGCCCGTGGTCCCCGCCGCCCCGGGCATGCTGCGACTGGCTTGcgtgctactgctgctgctcggCCGCGCCTCCCCGGCGGCAGGTAAGGGGCTTCTGTCTGCACTGTCATCGCCGCCGGGGAGCGGGCGAGGAGGGGTGAGGACGGCATACCTCAGGCGTGAGCTGCTTTACTTGAGGGGTGGTGGTTCGCTGGCCGGGCTTGCTAGCCATGACAGGAGATGGAGGTTGCTCCGGGCACCCCCTCGCCACCCCAGACTTTATTCTCCAGCGCTGCGACCTTGCTGCGCGCAGTGGGGCGGGGGCGTCCCGGGGAGCCAGGCTTCCTCTCCGCACTTCCCAAACCAAACGCTGCgcttctgcttcctctgctcACCCAGGGCCGTGGGtcactgggcacaggggcagcctCTGTCCCTCGCTACGGTAGCCTTACGGTGCTGCATTCTGCAAAGAGAGGTCGGCAAGGTAGAAGAAGAACCCGTTTCGGATCAAATGCCTTGCTCCGCCAGTGACTCACTGCGTGACCTTGGGTTAACAGCGGCTACGGCTCCTGAGCTTCAGTCTGGCCCTGGTTTGTAAAGCACCGTGATAACTTCCAAGGAGAAGTGCTAGATAAgctgcttgttttttttccccaagttcTGCTGAAATGTATCCAGGGGAGCCTGGATCTTCTAAAGACCTGAAACCTCTCTGTGCCGGATTTCACCGAATCACAAGCCTTTTTCTAACTAAGCCAAAAATCTGAACTCAAGGCCAGTCTTTGTGAGTTCTTGCTCAAACAGTAGCATTGGAGTCCTTTTGCATCCAAATTTTCTCAGCAGCTGCAATCTGTGAAATAAAATGCAGGCATTCAGTAGATACTTTGGGGTCTCCTGCCCCATTCTAAGCTGATGAGTGCAGGAAAGGCTGCGTGAGCGTTAGGTGGTCCCAGTGCTGCCTCCACATTGCAGGTCATGGATGAGTGAGAAATGCAACTCATGAAAGACAGCGTCTCAGGTCCCTGATGGCAATCTGGTGGCCgctgaaagagagaaggaaagtcaTCAGAATGAGAacccccacagctctgcctctgtgctaGCATCACCCCATTGCTTCCTGGTGAGAAGACAGTCAAGCACATCGCTGACACAGGGTGGGAACATGCTCCATGTGGGAGGCAGACAACCTCATCCTGTTTCCAGCTCTGTCCCAGTTCACAGCTTTCAGTGGTTGTTGCCTTTCCTTTTATAAGAGGGCTTGGAGATcgatttttaattgttttttaacAGACAATTTGTCTTAGTACAGTGCTAttttacagaaaaaaatgcaTATATCTGTAAAACCCAATCTCACTTTcactctgcccatggcagtagcTGCAAGAGCTGAACTAGCTTGTGTAAACATTGCAAGGGAGATAACAGTGATTCACAGTGGCAGAGGTGGTTCACTATCACAGGTCCTGTGCTTCTCACACCTtgctgtttcatagaatcacagaatggtttgagtagGAAGGgtccatctagtccaactcccctgcagtgagcagggacgtcttcaagtagatcaggttgcttagagccccatccaacctgaccttgaatgtttccaaggatggggcatctgccacccctctgggcagcctgtgtcagtgtttcaccactctcactgcaaaagCAGCACTTGCCTCAGCCtgttggccatgcttcttttgctgcagctcaggatacagttcactttctgggctgcaaacacACATTGCCGTTTCATCTCCATATGTTTagccaccagtacccccaagccCTCTGCAGGGTTGCTCTCACTCCCTTCACTTCCCAGCCTGTGTTGATACCAGGAGTTgttctgacccaggtgcaggacctggcactggaTCTTGTTAAACTTTAGGAGCTTTACCGTTCTTGagcttgtccaggtctctctagATGGTAACCAATCTGCCACTAGAGCATGTTACAAGTGTAACCTACATTGGGACTTTTGGTCATTTCCTGATAAAAGGAAGCCAGTGGTGGACCACAGAGAGTTCTTATAGTACTAAGAGCAGCTGGTACTGATGGGGTTTTGTTCAGTTGGGAAAAAGTTAGGAGAGACTTGTGGGTCAACAGAGCTAACAGAGGAATCTCTGACATGAAATCTTACATGAGTTTGAAAGTTCATTAGTTCATTTTtgttgtactcaacactggtcaggccacagcttgagcactatgtccagttctgggcttatcaattcaagagaggtgctgagatattggaatgtgtccagagaaggctgacGAAGCTGGtggagacctggaacacaaaccctacgaggagaggctgagggagctgggggtgtgcagcctgtagaagaggaggcttagggcagacctcattgctgtctacagctacttgaagggaggctgtagccaggtgaggttgggctcttctgccaggcaagcagcaacagaacaaggggggacagtctcaagctgtgccggggaggtctaggctggatgttaggaggaagttcctgccagagagagtgattggcattggaatgggctgcccagggaggtgctggagtccccatacctggagatgtttaagggtggatgaggcacttagtgccatggtctggttgaatggatagggttgggtgctaggttgtactgaatgatcttggaggtctcttccaacctggttgattctatgattctattctgtgattttcttaggACAGAGATTAGAGCTGTGTCTCAGTGTCATGTTAGATAAGTAGTGACACTGAACCTACagccagtgcccagctctgcctgtaaAACCTCCTCAAAGTTCATGCAATGTTGTGTTTTGAAGCTCCTTTCTACTATTAGCATTTCTGGAACTGAGTGTAAACTGTTGTTTAATGCTGTTTGTTAGAACTCCTATACCTGTGCTACAGCTTCTGTTCCAAGTTTTTATGTggttaagaaaagaaaaggaggtggTAAAGTCTTTGCTAGGGTGAATGTCACTGTGAGTCACCTACTTCCAGCCAACAAGTTAAAAAGTGTAAATACGTAGACAAAATTGAAGATGCAATATAACAAAGTTTGTGCTTTGCTTGTCTTCTGATTTCCACAGCAGACTACAGGCTGGAAATAACCAACAATGGTCCCATCACATCAGGAGCTCAAGCTACCATTCATGCCAGCCTAAGGATGGAGAATGACAGTGACGCATCAGATTTGTTTCACTTCAACTGGATTTATGCTCCTCTGATTCTGATAGAGAAATCTGAGCAGCATTTTGACTCTGTAATTAATGTGACCAGTGAATTTCCTGGGACTTACCCTGTATCTGTCTGGGTCACTCACAGGAAGTGTTGGTTGTGTCGGCCGGTTGCTAGAGAGAGCACCATGCTTCACATTACAGGTAAAATAGCttcacagcttctgcagcttcaGGGGTTCAGTACACAGCAGGATGCTTACTGCCTTTGCTAGCTTCAGGAAAATGAAAGCCAGGTGTAAATATGACTTCTGCCAGCAGTTTGATTTGAAAGTGGGTTTGGATGGCATTTGCCATGCTGTAGCTACCTACACCCAGGCAGTAACTCTGGGTCTGCTTATGTTCTGCTGCCTCTGTCACTTAGGGAAACTGAACTAGCatgcttcagcagctgcagttcagacatcagcattgctcagtgatgtccagacTTCTAAAACCTGTACCACTTCCCAGCATTTCTAGTCTTAAAGTTAGGATGACCAGCAACAGAGACAATCTACTGGTTTTCCCAGTGGTGCAGTATGATTTACCTAATTTCCCTCTGACATGGGATATCACCTGACAGATTCCTCCAGTTTGTTTGTTCAGAAAGTAGTAACCGTGTCCATCCACCCCCATGTCTCAGTGCTCTGCTACTTGTACCCTCCAAAACAAAGCCAGGTGCCAGCCAAAGATAAGGACATGCTTGAGTACAAAGGAGATAACCATAGGGCAGAGCTGGCATTTAGGAGTGCAGCTGTGGGGATTTTTCAGGAAAGACCCAAGTTTACTGGGCAAGTCTTTCTGAAAGCAAGCACAAGATCTTTCCtaaagcactgctgcctcactgaATGCTTCCTCCTTTCATATGTCAGATTCCCATGCTGCAaccaaaagggaagaaaggttTCTCTAGCTGTAAAAAGTAAGATCCCACTGTACCTTTCTGTCTTCCCCAAGCAAGAGGGCCCAAAGGTACTTGTCAGTGACTCTTGTAAACTGCAACATCGTTTAGTTTTGCATTACAAGCTCCCTCCTAAAGCAGAAATCATTGCTCTTATTTGTGCATTATCAATTTAATGAGTCCCTGAGAGTCTGATACTGGTAATTAATATCCCATTAATTTTATAGCAAGTGTGTCATCATAACACCTCTTTCTTCATAGGTTAGAGAGAGGTTTTTTTTAGATCAGCCTTTGCCAGTCCTGAAAAAGAAACTGGAGCATAGGATCTCTTGCAGACATCAAGATGTTACCATTTCTGCATTCACAATCTATAGCACATCTGTCACACACAGCAGGCAAATTGGCATTTCTGTGGAAGTAGCTCAAAATAAACCCCAGAAATCAGCAACAAAAAAAGggcacaaaccaaaccaaacccacaacccCAAACACACTGTTTTGAATCTGAATTTCTTGACCTAGATACCTGATGTCAATCCCTGTTCTTTCTAAATCAATAGTAAAAACTGCTAAGTCCAGGATTTTTCCTCTTAGTTTCCTTAGAAGCTTTATCATGACCCATTTTATAACCCTAAACAAGCAATTCAGTCTCCCAGCCTCACTAACACATGTAGCAACACTGAGTAATGGCTACAAAATACACCCTAGCACTTGGGCTAGCACTCAGAAAAAATTAAGCAGTACATTGTAAATAATACTTTGATACTCACATGAAGCTTGCTATCAAAGTGACATAtttactgtgcccagttctgggctcctcagttcaagagagatgttgaggtgctggaaggtgtccagagaagggcagcaaggctggggaggggcctggagcacagccctgtgaggagaggctgagggagctgggggtgtttaggctggagaagaggagactcagggcagagctcattgttgtctgcagctacctgcagggaggctgtagccaggtggggttgggctctgctgccaggcagtcagcaacagaacaaggggacatagtctcaagctgtgccagggcaggtctaggctggatgttagaaggaagttgttgtcagagagagtgattggcactggaatgggctgcccagggaggtggtggagttgctgtgcctggaggtgttgaagccaagcctggctgaggcacttagtgccatggtctggttgattggacagggctggatgctaggttggcctggatgagcttggaagtctcttccaaactggctgattctatgatctggtcaTTCTATTTGCTGTCATCCTTTTCACACCTTATTGTTCTGCAGAGTTTATCACAGGGAATCTTACCATTGCCCAGCTAGAAGACAGTAGATCTATCACACGTGGTTCTAGCTCCAGCATGGGCTCCGTCACTCGGATTTCTTTCTGTCTTCATGACCCAAGTAATTACTTCAAGTCAGCATCATTTGTCTACAACTGGGATTTTGGAAATGGGTAGGTGTGGttgctttgtttgctttaatGACAACTCAGGCTGGGTCAGATTGAGATGCTCATCTAGAGAGGAGTCCTGAGTACATCTGTAGGACAAAGTGCACATCTTTGTCAGTTGGCACATTCATAGCATCTCAGCCATGTGAATCATGAAAACTTTGGCACTGCACACTCACAAAATGCTGATGTTTTAAAGACCTATCATTTTTTCTTCAAGTATATGCTTAGGTGTAGTGCTGTGTGTGCAAGGAGGTGAACTGAAGGAATCAGAAGTAGCTGTTGCTGTGACCAGCATCTCAAAAATACACCACAACCTGCTGAGGAGCTTTGGAACGTGGATAAGTCCCTCAAGTAATACAGAGGTGTACactgtaggttggactggatgatcctagaggtctcttccaacctgttggttctatgattagcaTACACCTAAAGCTTACCTAATAACAAAACAGAGGAGGATGGAGAGTGACCTAACATAACTCAGAACAATCAGAAGTAAAACCATGGGTCCATGGATAAAGCTGCTCTGCAAGAGGGAGCAAAAAAAGACAGCTGTTTTCCTCTTCTGGGGATGAATATATGTTAAGTAAGTCAATACAATGAGAAATGTAAGCTTAAAGCTTTGAACACTAATTATGTCATTAGTTTTTCTTTCACTGTTGTGCTTCAGTTAGCTTATAGACTACCTGCTATAAAGGTGGTTTTCATCATTTACTGACTATTCCTCTTCCATTTCTGTGAATTCTTTTAGTATTACCTTTAGTTTCTTTGATTGAAAATCCATAAACAAACTCTGGTCTTAGACTGATTTTAGTTCTGTTGATAATGCCAAAGACATCAGTCCTCACTGATACTCagtgttgacaaggtcttgaaatgacaggatgaggaggaatgggtctaaactggcagaggggagattcaaactggatgttaggaaagggttgtttgcagtgagggtggtgagacagtggcacaggctgcccagaaggctgtggagcacagaatcacccaaggtgagcaaa contains:
- the LOC135180385 gene encoding basic proline-rich protein-like translates to MCRLPSPPQGWSPPGRSPLPQRHQADPIPAKAPALPTGAPVNDGSNASHPTPSPPGSRPRPEASERCTDGAPAPSSSPQSAGSAPQAAPRRASPPAPSLHRAQAIASPRRYRRRHAKGSSPHGSLGSAGLGPPEPSFVAPGGRRQRMGATEAPEPSSGRSARGPPPAQLPGRRRRSGARRRPFPAHPRCGQCRCRRQARASPAPDAPRRCSRDPVAPQGSGSRSSSTAPGNREEP